A genome region from Mugil cephalus isolate CIBA_MC_2020 chromosome 13, CIBA_Mcephalus_1.1, whole genome shotgun sequence includes the following:
- the LOC125018730 gene encoding DELTA-stichotoxin-Hmg2b-like — MPHRNCSVEINNTSGCYTLANPRVFTESGCCEVPLPPMVGPCTTASAFFNKTTGAATGSVGVFTYDLFNPDLNDYSHIMAVMFSVPYDRNLYSNWFAVGIFDRGNNCDYNLYDIMYNGNEINFVRGKADGSCISYEGDYVIVSASMSDSGEAVLRVDVSDTGMY; from the exons ATGCCTCATCGCAACTGCTCTGTTGAGATTAACAACACCTCCGGTTGTTACACTTTGGCCAACCCAAG GGTATTCACTGAGAGTGGCTGCTGTGAAGTGCCTTTACCACCCATGGTGGGTCCCTGTACAACTGCCAGTGCCTTTTTCAACAAGACCACCGGAGCGGCCACTGGCTCTGTTGGCGTCTTCACCTATGACCTTTTTAATCCAGATTTGAATGACTACAGCCACATCATGGCTGTCATGTTCTCTGTGCCCTACGACCGAAACCTTTACTCCAACTGGTTTGCAGTGGGGATCTTTGACAGAGGAAACAACTGCGACTATAATCTTTATGATATTATGTATAATGGAAATGAAATTAACTTTGTAAGAGGAAAGGCTGATGGCTCCTGCATTTCTTATGAGGGTGACTATGTTATTGTCAGTGCCTCCATGTCAGACTCAGGTGAAGCAGTCCTAAGGGTGGATGTCAGTGATACTGGCATGTATTAA
- the zic2b gene encoding zinc finger protein ZIC 2b, with amino-acid sequence MKRTAVVARHNGLVSPLRNNNSGASSIVSPPQPRATNIYAVADAGPGGGMDGLLDFSKGPVVKTELVCKWTERTSPRQRLGRTATTSVCDQTFSSMPELVDHVTTEHVAAGLETLSHVCMWDECMRGGKAFKAKYKLINHIRVHTGEKPFSCAFPNCGKMFARSENLKIHTRTHTGEKPFQCEFCERRFANSSDRKKHSQVHTASKPYDCKALGCTKSYTHPSSLRKHMKVHIKLSPTSETQDLYDSIPHHQLQQHHQVVFEPLDLKINRLSPSLANKNSSFPLLSNHELEISSASEVDHKLLLRSSSPVAMPLDLSLSGLKSQLTQKQQSGRTPRRSQRSVNPALPQLSNIKEWYVCTRTTAPNFPLLQPEHIKSEPSDDEEYVT; translated from the exons ATGAAGCGGACGGCTGTGGTGGCCAGGCATAATGGCCTCGTCTCTCCGTTGCGGAACAACAACTCCGGGGCTTCGAGCATCGTCTCGCCACCCCAGCCGAGAGCCACTAACATCTACGCTGTTGCCGACGCCGGTCCTGGCGGCGGGATGGACGGCCTGCTGGATTTCTCCAAAGGCCCCGTTGTTAAAACCGAGCTGGTGTGCAAATGGACTGAGCGAACTTCTCCGAGGCAGCGGCTGGGGCGGACGGCGACGACGTCCGTCTGCGACCAAACTTTCAGCTCCATGCCCGAGCTGGTGGACCACGTCACCACCGAGCATGTAGCGGCGGGGCTGGAGACCCTCAGTCATGTCTGCATGTGGGACGAGTGTATGCGCGGCGGGAAGGCGTTCAAAGCCAAATACAAACTCATCAACCACATTCGCGTGCACACCGGGGAGAAGCCTTTTTCGTGCGCATTCCCCAACTGCGGCAAGATGTTCGCCCGCTCCGAGAACCTCAAGATTCACACTCGCACGCACACTG gtgagaagccattcCAGTGTGAGTTTTGCGAGCGGCGCTTCGCCAACAGCAGCGACCGGAAGAAGCACTCTCAAGTCCACACAGCCTCGAAGCCCTACGACTGCAAGGCACTGGGATGCACCAAGTCTTACACCCACCCCAGCTCCTTGCGCAAACACATGAAGGTTCACATCAAGCTGTCACCCACATCTGAAACCCAGGACCTGTACGACTCCATCCCTCATCACCAACTCCAGCAACATCATCAGGTTGTCTTCGAGCCCCTTGACCTTAAAATAAACCGCCTCTCTCCATCGCTTGCCAACAAAAACTCAagttttcctcttctgtccaacCATGAATTGGAGATTAGCTCAGCCAGTGAAGTAGACCATAAGCTGCTGCTGCGGAGTTCATCTCCAGTAGCAATGCCTCTTGATCTTTCTCTGTCGGGCCTGAAGAGTCAACTGACTCAGAAGCAGCAGAGTGGCCGGACCCCACGGAGGAGCCAGCGCTCTGTCAACCCAGCCTTACCTCAGCTGTCTAATATTAAGGAGTGGTATGTCTGTACCAGGACTACAGCTCCAAACTTTCCTCTACTTCAGCCTGAACACATCAAATCAGAACCTAGTGATGATGAGGAGTATGTCACGTAA